The DNA window GGAAAACATACAGGACATACCTCAGTTAGAGGAAATAGTCCAGAGGGGCAATTACTCGAAACTAATGAAACCACAGTGGCGGATGTATTAAAAAGTAAAGGTTATGTAACAGGAGTGGTAGGAAAATGGGGCGTTGGTAATGATCCATTACCAGATGATCCTGCAAGAAATGGTTTTGACCATGCTTATGGCTATGTAAATATGTGGCATGCACATAATTTTTTTCCTGAGTTTTTGTATCGAAATGGGAAAAAAGAAGTTCAAGCCGGAAATAAAACCGATTGGTCATACGCCTATGAGAAAGGAATGAAAGAAGGGGCAGGAGTGGCTAAAATTAAAGAAACCTATGCAATTGATAAGTTGAGAGCAGATGCATTACAATTTATTGAAGATAATAAAAAGAAACCCTTCTTCCTTTATTACTGTTTGAATATACCACATACAAATAACGAAGCGGGCTATTTTACAGGAGACGGAATGGAAGTTCCTAATTATGGTGAGTTTGCCAATAAAGAATGGCCAAATCCAGAAAAAGGTTTTGCAACTACTATTTCAATTATAGATAGCTGTGTCGCAGAAATAGATGAAAAACTTGCAAAGTTGGGTATTGCCGATAACACGATTGTTGTTTTTGTTAGCGATAATGGGCCACATAATGAAGGAGGACATACGTCTAAGTTTTTCGATAGTAATGGTATTTATCGAGGTGATAAACGAGATTTGTACGAAGGAGGAATTAGAGTACCATTAATTGTGAAATGGCCAGCAAAAATTAAACCAGCTTCAGTGTCAAATACTCCAGTAGCGACTTGGGATTTTTTGTCAACATTTGCTGATGCTGTAGGAGCTAAAGCCCCTAAAAATGTTGATGGGATATCTTTCTTACCCACTTTAGTAGGTAAGGATAGCCAACAAAAGGCGCATAAATATTTGTACTGGGAATTTTATGAATTAGGCGGTAGGCAAGCGATTAGAGTGGGTGATTGGAAATACATTAAGTTTAATGTAAGAGATAAATCTAAAGCCATTGTTGAAGAACTTTATAATATTGTGGAAGATCCCTCTGAAACTAAAAATGTTTTTTCTGCCAATCCTAAAAAGGCAAAAGAGTTGAGTAATTTGATGAAAACTGCCCATACGGAACATCATTTGATTTCATTATTTACTCCCGATGAAAAAGAAGTTGAAACTAGATTTAAATAAGAAAATTGAAAATAATTGAATTATGAAGTATATTAAAAGAATAGTTTTGGCTTTGATTTTTGGAATTTCAGCATTTTCGCAGGTTCAGGACAAAAATAAAAGTGTTGAAAGCAAAAGCGAAGTTGCTAAGAATAAATCAAATTTGGCTGTAACCCCACCTATGGGTTGGAATAGTTTTGATGCCTATGATTGTAGAATAAATGAAAAAGAATTTAAGGCTACGGTTGATTATATGGCTGAAAACCTTTTGCAATACGGATGGAATTATGCTGTAATTGATTATATCTGGTGGAATCCAGAACCAGGAAATTGGAATACACCAAAACGAAAGGGACATCCGGACATCCAGTTTAATGCTGACGGGAGTCTTAAATTCCCTAAAGATGTTACTATGGATCAATACGGAAGACTGCTGCCCTCGGTAGAGCGTTTTCCTTCTGCAGCCAATGGAAAAGGATTCAAGCCAATTGCCGATTATGTTCACGGAAAAGGAATGAAATTTGGAATACACATTATGCGTGGGATCCATAGAGCAGCAGCTTTCAATGGTACGCCAATAATGGGAAGTAAAGCAACTGCAAAAGATATTGCCGAACCATTCGATACCTGTAATTGGTGTAACAACATGTTTGGTGTTGACGCATCCAAAGCTGGGGCACAAGAATATTACAATTCAATTTTCAATTTATATGCCCAATGGGGAGTAGATTTTATTAAAGCGGATGACACCATGTTTCCTCCTTATCATAAAGAGGAAATCGAAATGATGCACAAAGCTATTGCCCAATGTGGTAGACCGATGGTCCTAAGTTTGTCGTGTGGTGAAGCACCCGTTTCTAGAGCCTCACATTTAATAGAAAATGCCAATATGTGGAGAATTTCTGGTGATTTTTGGGATAATTGGGAATCATTAGAGCATAACTTCGATTTATTAAATGCCTGGTCTCCTTTTATTGGTGAGGGACATTGGCCGGATGGCGATATGTTACCAATAGGGCGTTTGTCACTAGATGACCGTCCTCATGGGAAAGAAAGAATGTCAAATTTTACAGTGCCTGAGCATTATACGTTAATGAGTTTATGGTCTATGGCAAAATCTCCTTTAATAATGGGTGGCGATTTATTGACAACAGCAGAAAGTACTATGAAATTTTTGAAAAATAGTGAAATTCTTTATGTTAATCAACATTCTACAGATAATAGACAAGTCATAAAAAATGATGGACAAGCGGTGTGGATAGCAACTGACCCAAAAAACGGAGATCGATTTATAGCGTTGTTTAATTTATCAGAAAAAGAAAAGGAAGTTAAATTTACTTTAGAAAATGAAGGTATTCGAGGGGATTATAGTGTCCGTGATTTATGGGAGAAAAAAGATATAGGAATAATAAATACACAAATTAGAGCTAAGATTGATAGTCACGGAGCGAAAGTATTTAGATTAACTAAAGTAGTTAAATAGGAGGTTTTGGTTAGTTTGGTTTTTGAAGACTCGTTATGCGGTACTTTACATAACGGGTTTTTGAAAACCTATATTTTATTTAATTTAAATTACGAATGCAATGAGGATTTATATTCGAATTTCTTTTTTATTGCTTAGTCTAACAGGTTTTTCACAATTAAAAACATTAGCAGACATTCGAGTTAGGGATCCTTTTATTTACACAGATAGTATTTCTAAAACCTATTATTTATATGCACAAACGGGGAATCGTTTACTTGATAACGATACCATAAAAGGTGTTGAAGTGTATAAAAGTACTAATTTGAAGGATTGGTCAGGACCTGATACTGTTTTTTCAGCTCCGAGCGACCATTGGGGCAAAAGAATGGTTTGGGCACCTGAAATGCATTATTATAAAGGTAAATATTTTTTATTTGTAACCTTTACGGGTGATGAAATGGCTTTAAAACCGAAGGAACAGCCAGAGCAATATCGTAGAGGAACTCAAATATTAGTGGCAGACAAACCGACAGGTCCATTTAAAGCTTTTACCAATAAACCTACGACTCCAAAAGAATGGATGAGTTTAGATGGTACGTTATGGGTTGAAAATCATGTGCCTTATATGGTTTTTTGTCACGAATGGGCACAGATTGGAGATGGTACGATGGAATTGATTCAATTAAAAGACGATTTATCCGGCACTGTTGGAGTTCCGCGAACCTTGTTCAAGGCTACAGAGGCTAAATGGGTAAGAAGTTTGTCTACTACTGGCTTCAAATATCATGGTTATGTTACCGATGGTTGTTTTCTTTATAAAACAAAAACTGGAAAGTTGTTGATGATTTGGTCAAGTTTTGGAGATAAAGGATACGGTTTGGGACAATTAATTTCAGAGTCTGGGTCTATAAAAGGCCCTTGGAAGCAAATTGATAAAATGATTTTTGAAGAAGGCGGAGGACATGGGATGATATTCAAAACATTTGAAGGGAAATCAATGCTTTGTTTGCATCAGCCCAATAAGGGAGACAAAGAAAGAACCCAAATTTATGAATTGATAGATAGTGGTGATTATCTAGATATTTTGAAATAATAATTATAAAGAATTGGAGGAATTGAATCACTTTTTTTATCCAAAAAAAACAATTTCTTTCAAAATTGAAAGCAGTAGTTAAAGT is part of the Flavobacterium nackdongense genome and encodes:
- a CDS encoding arylsulfatase; the protein is MKKEYLIRQALVLVFFIVVGRGFSQTNQGGKLNENEKPNIVFIYVDDLGYGDLSCFGQKTLKTPNIDKLASKGMIFTQHYAGSSVCAPSRAAMLTGKHTGHTSVRGNSPEGQLLETNETTVADVLKSKGYVTGVVGKWGVGNDPLPDDPARNGFDHAYGYVNMWHAHNFFPEFLYRNGKKEVQAGNKTDWSYAYEKGMKEGAGVAKIKETYAIDKLRADALQFIEDNKKKPFFLYYCLNIPHTNNEAGYFTGDGMEVPNYGEFANKEWPNPEKGFATTISIIDSCVAEIDEKLAKLGIADNTIVVFVSDNGPHNEGGHTSKFFDSNGIYRGDKRDLYEGGIRVPLIVKWPAKIKPASVSNTPVATWDFLSTFADAVGAKAPKNVDGISFLPTLVGKDSQQKAHKYLYWEFYELGGRQAIRVGDWKYIKFNVRDKSKAIVEELYNIVEDPSETKNVFSANPKKAKELSNLMKTAHTEHHLISLFTPDEKEVETRFK
- a CDS encoding glycoside hydrolase family 27 protein, which translates into the protein MKYIKRIVLALIFGISAFSQVQDKNKSVESKSEVAKNKSNLAVTPPMGWNSFDAYDCRINEKEFKATVDYMAENLLQYGWNYAVIDYIWWNPEPGNWNTPKRKGHPDIQFNADGSLKFPKDVTMDQYGRLLPSVERFPSAANGKGFKPIADYVHGKGMKFGIHIMRGIHRAAAFNGTPIMGSKATAKDIAEPFDTCNWCNNMFGVDASKAGAQEYYNSIFNLYAQWGVDFIKADDTMFPPYHKEEIEMMHKAIAQCGRPMVLSLSCGEAPVSRASHLIENANMWRISGDFWDNWESLEHNFDLLNAWSPFIGEGHWPDGDMLPIGRLSLDDRPHGKERMSNFTVPEHYTLMSLWSMAKSPLIMGGDLLTTAESTMKFLKNSEILYVNQHSTDNRQVIKNDGQAVWIATDPKNGDRFIALFNLSEKEKEVKFTLENEGIRGDYSVRDLWEKKDIGIINTQIRAKIDSHGAKVFRLTKVVK
- a CDS encoding glycoside hydrolase family 43 protein, whose protein sequence is MRIYIRISFLLLSLTGFSQLKTLADIRVRDPFIYTDSISKTYYLYAQTGNRLLDNDTIKGVEVYKSTNLKDWSGPDTVFSAPSDHWGKRMVWAPEMHYYKGKYFLFVTFTGDEMALKPKEQPEQYRRGTQILVADKPTGPFKAFTNKPTTPKEWMSLDGTLWVENHVPYMVFCHEWAQIGDGTMELIQLKDDLSGTVGVPRTLFKATEAKWVRSLSTTGFKYHGYVTDGCFLYKTKTGKLLMIWSSFGDKGYGLGQLISESGSIKGPWKQIDKMIFEEGGGHGMIFKTFEGKSMLCLHQPNKGDKERTQIYELIDSGDYLDILK